A single Methylobacterium sp. 17Sr1-1 DNA region contains:
- a CDS encoding DUF983 domain-containing protein produces MIEIHAGPAAEPAAPSGSGPSWALAMWRGFRNRCPHCGEGRLFGRFLKVRETCEACGTELHHHRADDLPPYLVIFVVGHLAGIGILETEMRLDVPLWFQMTFWPGLALIASLALLQPTKGAVVGLQYALGMHGFSAIRRAQTRPVDHPVQDNPAQDETETRDGRTDGRSIGS; encoded by the coding sequence ATGATCGAGATCCACGCCGGCCCCGCCGCCGAACCCGCCGCCCCTTCGGGCTCGGGTCCCTCCTGGGCCCTGGCGATGTGGCGCGGCTTTCGCAATCGCTGCCCGCATTGCGGCGAGGGGCGGCTGTTCGGCCGTTTCCTCAAGGTGCGGGAGACCTGCGAGGCCTGCGGGACCGAGCTGCACCACCACCGCGCCGACGACCTGCCGCCCTACCTCGTCATCTTCGTCGTCGGCCATCTCGCCGGCATCGGGATCCTCGAGACCGAGATGCGCCTCGACGTGCCGCTCTGGTTCCAGATGACCTTCTGGCCCGGCCTGGCGCTGATCGCCTCGCTCGCGCTGCTCCAGCCGACCAAGGGGGCGGTGGTCGGGCTGCAATATGCCCTTGGCATGCACGGCTTTTCCGCGATACGCCGCGCCCAGACCCGGCCGGTGGACCATCCGGTCCAGGACAATCCGGCCCAGGACGAGACGGAGACGCGGGATGGCAGGACCGACGGACGGAGCATCGGCTCCTGA
- a CDS encoding DUF3572 domain-containing protein, which translates to MLSESAAEALGARVFAYVTGEPGRLLRFMESSGLSPDALRQAADSPDLVAGLLDHVVADEELLVACAAALEVPPERITQAWRRLEPPEDPGEFGA; encoded by the coding sequence GTGCTGAGTGAATCCGCCGCGGAGGCCCTGGGCGCCCGCGTCTTCGCCTACGTCACCGGCGAGCCCGGGCGACTGCTCCGCTTCATGGAGAGCTCCGGTCTCTCGCCGGATGCGCTGCGGCAGGCGGCCGACAGTCCCGATCTCGTCGCCGGCCTCCTCGACCACGTGGTGGCCGACGAGGAGCTGCTCGTCGCCTGCGCCGCCGCCCTGGAGGTGCCGCCGGAGCGGATCACCCAGGCCTGGCGCCGCCTCGAGCCGCCCGAGGATCCCGGCGAGTTCGGGGCGTGA
- a CDS encoding MFS transporter produces the protein MTPTTPASEFDAARLAAIAAAIACVAVVGIGLSLSIPLLSLEMERMGLSNTWIGVNTAIAGVASIVVLPFVPRVAARLGVMPLLLGAIAVGALTLLGFRAVHDFAWWFPLRFVFSAALGVLFVLSEFWINQAAPPARRGLVMGVYATVLALGFAIGPGLLRVLGTTGWAPYLAGAALFCAGALPLVMARGLSPEIPHKGGRGFLGYLRVAPSATLAALVYGAVETGGFAILPIYGLRLGLTAEQAAGLVSLAALGNVLFQIPVGLLADKVDKRRVLLAAAFLGAVGAAALPLGAEDPWLLAAILFAWGGIAGTLYTVGLAHLGARFDGAALAGANAAFLVLYNIGLVLGPPLVGGGMDLASPHGFAWSLALLFVAYLAVVGGRMIRAAP, from the coding sequence ATGACCCCCACCACCCCCGCTTCCGAGTTCGACGCAGCGCGCCTCGCGGCCATCGCGGCCGCCATCGCCTGCGTGGCGGTGGTCGGCATCGGGCTCAGCCTGTCGATCCCGCTCCTCTCGCTCGAGATGGAGCGGATGGGCCTGTCCAACACCTGGATCGGCGTCAACACGGCGATCGCCGGAGTGGCGAGCATCGTCGTCCTGCCCTTCGTGCCGCGGGTGGCGGCGCGCCTCGGCGTGATGCCGCTCCTGCTCGGCGCCATCGCGGTCGGGGCGCTGACGCTCCTCGGCTTCCGGGCGGTCCATGATTTCGCCTGGTGGTTCCCGCTGCGCTTCGTGTTCTCGGCGGCGCTCGGCGTGCTGTTCGTCCTCTCCGAATTCTGGATCAACCAGGCGGCGCCGCCGGCGCGGCGGGGCCTGGTGATGGGGGTCTACGCCACCGTGCTGGCGCTCGGCTTCGCCATCGGCCCGGGGTTGCTGCGCGTCCTCGGCACCACCGGCTGGGCGCCCTACCTCGCCGGCGCGGCCTTGTTCTGCGCCGGCGCGCTGCCCCTCGTGATGGCGCGCGGGCTCTCGCCGGAGATCCCGCACAAGGGCGGGCGGGGCTTCCTCGGCTACCTGCGGGTCGCGCCCTCGGCGACGCTGGCGGCCCTCGTCTACGGCGCGGTCGAGACCGGGGGCTTCGCCATCCTGCCGATCTACGGCCTGCGGCTCGGCCTCACCGCCGAGCAGGCGGCGGGCCTCGTGAGCCTCGCGGCGCTCGGCAACGTGCTGTTCCAGATTCCCGTGGGCCTCCTGGCGGACAAGGTCGACAAGCGCCGGGTGCTGCTCGCCGCGGCCTTCCTCGGCGCGGTCGGGGCCGCCGCCCTGCCGCTCGGGGCCGAGGATCCCTGGCTCCTCGCCGCGATCCTGTTCGCCTGGGGCGGCATCGCCGGCACGCTCTACACCGTCGGCCTCGCGCATCTCGGCGCCCGCTTCGACGGTGCGGCGCTCGCCGGCGCCAATGCGGCCTTCCTGGTGCTCTACAATATCGGCCTGGTGCTGGGGCCGCCGCTCGTCGGCGGCGGCATGGACCTCGCCTCGCCGCACGGCTTCGCCTGGTCGCTGGCGCTGCTGTTCGTCGCCTACCTCGCGGTGGTCGGCGGGCGGATGATCCGGGCTGCGCCCTGA
- a CDS encoding PleD family two-component system response regulator, whose protein sequence is MSARVLIVDDLFPNIKLLETKLTVEYFDVVSAMNGPDALAVCEKGLCDIVLLDVMMPGMDGFEVCRRIKSTPTTAHLPVVMVTALDQPSDRLRGLDAGADDFLTKPIDDTALMARVRSLVRLKAVTDELRSRAMASRVGDPLAAAAAETGHNANVLIVEDRRSSAERLAAALGQYHCVETVASPQEALERVKAGDYDVVLVSLDLQDHDGLRLCSQLRSLDRTRTVPVVMMADAHDRARIMRGLDLGVHDYLVRPIDRNELVARVRTQVKRRRFSDSLRESVQVSMDLAVTDGLTGLHNRRYLDSYLGGLFSEPSLRDRPVALLILDIDRFKTINDQFGHDAGDEVLREFATRIRAQTRGIDVVARFGGEEIVVVVPDTGLDAARQVAERIRERIEAAPFQVQRGTSAIDVTVSIGVAARQPEDADPAQMLKRADLALYQAKQSGRNRVVAAVAA, encoded by the coding sequence ATGTCGGCACGCGTTCTCATCGTCGACGACCTCTTCCCGAATATTAAGTTGCTCGAGACGAAGTTGACCGTCGAGTATTTCGACGTCGTTTCGGCGATGAACGGGCCCGACGCCCTCGCGGTGTGCGAGAAGGGCCTGTGCGACATCGTGCTGCTCGACGTGATGATGCCGGGCATGGACGGGTTCGAGGTCTGCCGGCGGATCAAGTCGACGCCGACGACTGCGCACCTGCCGGTGGTGATGGTGACCGCCCTCGACCAGCCGAGCGACCGCCTGCGCGGGCTCGACGCCGGGGCGGACGATTTCCTCACCAAGCCGATCGACGACACCGCCCTGATGGCCCGGGTGCGCAGCCTGGTGCGCCTGAAGGCGGTGACCGACGAGTTGCGCAGCCGCGCCATGGCGTCGCGGGTCGGCGACCCGCTCGCGGCGGCCGCCGCCGAGACCGGGCACAATGCCAACGTACTGATCGTCGAGGATCGCCGCTCCTCCGCCGAGCGGCTGGCGGCGGCGCTCGGCCAGTACCATTGCGTCGAGACCGTGGCCTCGCCGCAGGAGGCCCTGGAGCGGGTCAAGGCGGGCGATTACGACGTGGTGCTGGTGAGCCTCGACCTCCAGGACCATGACGGCCTGCGCCTGTGCAGCCAGCTCCGCTCCCTCGACCGCACCCGCACCGTGCCGGTGGTGATGATGGCCGACGCCCATGACCGGGCGCGGATCATGCGCGGCCTCGATCTCGGCGTGCACGATTACCTCGTCCGCCCGATCGACCGCAACGAGCTCGTCGCCCGGGTCCGCACCCAGGTGAAGCGCCGGCGCTTCTCGGATTCGCTACGCGAATCGGTGCAGGTCTCGATGGACCTCGCGGTCACCGACGGGCTCACCGGCCTGCACAACCGGCGCTACCTCGACAGCTATCTCGGCGGCCTGTTCTCCGAGCCGTCCTTGCGCGACCGGCCGGTGGCGCTCTTGATCCTCGACATCGACCGCTTCAAGACGATCAACGACCAGTTCGGGCACGATGCCGGCGACGAGGTCTTGAGGGAATTCGCCACCCGCATCCGGGCCCAGACCCGCGGCATCGACGTGGTGGCGCGCTTCGGCGGCGAGGAGATCGTCGTGGTGGTGCCCGATACCGGGCTCGACGCCGCCCGCCAGGTCGCCGAGCGCATCCGCGAGCGGATCGAGGCGGCGCCGTTCCAGGTCCAGCGCGGCACCAGCGCCATCGACGTCACGGTCTCGATCGGGGTCGCCGCCCGCCAGCCGGAGGATGCCGACCCGGCCCAGATGCTCAAGCGCGCCGACCTCGCCCTCTATCAGGCCAAGCAGTCCGGCCGGAACCGGGTGGTCGCCGCCGTCGCGGCGTAA
- the rnr gene encoding ribonuclease R — MPPKAAHAVLPSREAVLAFIADAPQKVGKREIAQAFGIKGADKIELKRLLKEMQEDGAIEKDRAGLRKAGSLPPVVVADIDTRRDRDGELVARPANWDPEAGPAPLITVLMPRGRSASGPAPGTGDRALLKIEPDSDTPGRYLGRVIKVIGRNKAETLGVFRALPTGGGRIVPVDKKAQGREIAVPPGGEGEALDGDLVTVTLGREDRFGLTQGRVKERLGSLGSEKAVSLIAIHAHGIPHVFPREVLAEAEFAREVGLDGREDWRDLPLVTIDPPDAKDHDDAVMAVPDPDPANPGGFVVTVAIADVAAYVRPGTALDREALIRGNSVYFPDRVVPMLPERISNDLCSLRPGQDRPALAVRMTVTAEGRKLRHSFHRVMMRSAAKLAYAQAQAAIDGRPDEVTGPILEPVLRPLWEAYRVLAAARDARGPLALDLPERKVILNAEGGVDRVIVPERLEAHRLIEEFMIQANVAAAEILEAKSQPLIYRVHDEPSLEKMRGLSEVMASIGLKLPKEANLRPALFNRILGMVEGSEHQLFLNEVVLRSQAQAVYASDNAGHFGLALRRYAHFTSPIRRYADLIVHRALIRALRLGSDGLPPDMESGDLAQIGQQISAAERRAMAAERETIDRLIAHHLADRVGATFSGQVSGVTRSGLFIKLDETGADGFVPISTLGAEYFRHEEGRHALVGERTRQTFRLGDKVEVELMEAAPVAGALRFAIAGGGRASAPGPARGGPRKGRPAPANRDSLTKRRGRRA; from the coding sequence ATTCCTCCGAAAGCGGCGCACGCCGTCCTGCCCAGCCGCGAGGCCGTGCTCGCCTTCATCGCGGACGCGCCCCAGAAGGTCGGCAAGCGCGAGATCGCCCAGGCCTTCGGCATCAAGGGCGCGGACAAGATCGAGCTGAAGCGCCTGCTCAAGGAGATGCAGGAGGACGGCGCGATCGAGAAGGACCGCGCCGGCCTGCGCAAGGCCGGAAGCCTGCCGCCGGTCGTCGTCGCCGACATCGACACCCGCCGCGACCGCGACGGCGAGCTGGTCGCGCGGCCGGCCAATTGGGATCCGGAGGCCGGGCCCGCTCCCCTCATCACCGTGCTGATGCCGCGCGGGCGTAGCGCCAGCGGGCCGGCCCCTGGCACCGGCGACCGGGCGCTCCTGAAGATCGAGCCCGACAGCGACACGCCCGGGCGCTATCTCGGCCGGGTCATCAAGGTGATCGGCCGCAACAAGGCCGAGACGCTCGGCGTGTTCCGGGCGCTGCCGACCGGCGGCGGGCGGATCGTCCCCGTAGACAAGAAGGCGCAGGGGCGCGAGATCGCGGTGCCGCCGGGCGGGGAGGGCGAGGCGCTGGACGGCGACCTCGTCACCGTGACCCTCGGCCGCGAGGACCGCTTCGGGCTGACGCAAGGGCGCGTCAAGGAGCGCCTCGGCAGCCTCGGTTCCGAGAAGGCGGTCAGCCTGATCGCCATCCACGCCCACGGCATCCCGCACGTCTTCCCGCGCGAGGTGCTGGCGGAGGCCGAGTTCGCCCGCGAGGTCGGGCTCGACGGCCGCGAGGATTGGCGCGACCTGCCGCTCGTCACCATCGACCCGCCGGACGCCAAGGATCACGACGACGCCGTGATGGCGGTGCCGGATCCCGATCCGGCCAATCCGGGCGGGTTCGTCGTCACGGTGGCGATCGCCGACGTCGCCGCCTATGTCCGGCCCGGCACCGCCCTCGACCGCGAGGCGCTGATCCGCGGCAACTCGGTCTACTTCCCCGACCGTGTGGTGCCGATGCTGCCGGAGCGGATCTCGAACGACCTCTGTTCCCTGCGCCCCGGCCAGGACCGGCCGGCGCTCGCCGTCCGCATGACCGTGACGGCGGAGGGCCGGAAGCTGCGCCACAGCTTCCACCGCGTGATGATGCGGTCGGCCGCGAAGCTCGCCTACGCGCAGGCGCAAGCCGCGATCGACGGCCGGCCCGACGAGGTGACGGGCCCGATCCTCGAGCCGGTGCTCCGCCCGCTGTGGGAGGCCTACCGGGTGCTCGCCGCGGCCCGCGATGCGCGGGGACCGCTCGCCCTGGACCTGCCCGAGCGCAAGGTGATCCTCAACGCCGAGGGCGGGGTCGATCGGGTGATCGTGCCGGAGCGCCTGGAGGCGCACCGGCTGATCGAGGAGTTCATGATCCAGGCGAACGTCGCGGCGGCCGAGATCCTGGAGGCGAAGAGCCAGCCGCTGATCTACCGCGTCCACGACGAGCCCTCGCTGGAGAAGATGCGGGGCTTAAGCGAGGTCATGGCCTCGATCGGCCTGAAGCTGCCGAAGGAGGCCAACCTCCGGCCCGCCCTGTTCAACCGCATCCTCGGCATGGTCGAGGGCAGCGAGCACCAGCTCTTCCTCAACGAGGTCGTGCTGCGCTCGCAGGCGCAAGCGGTCTACGCCTCGGACAATGCCGGGCATTTCGGCTTGGCGTTACGCCGCTACGCCCACTTCACCTCGCCGATCCGGCGCTATGCCGACCTCATCGTGCACCGCGCCCTGATCCGGGCCCTGCGGCTCGGCTCCGACGGTCTGCCGCCGGACATGGAGAGCGGGGACCTGGCCCAGATCGGCCAGCAGATCTCGGCCGCCGAGCGCCGCGCCATGGCGGCCGAGCGGGAGACCATCGACCGCCTGATCGCCCACCACCTCGCCGACCGGGTCGGCGCCACTTTCTCGGGCCAGGTCTCGGGCGTGACCCGCTCGGGGCTGTTCATCAAGCTCGACGAGACCGGGGCCGACGGCTTCGTGCCGATCTCGACCCTCGGCGCCGAGTATTTCCGCCACGAGGAGGGCCGCCACGCCCTCGTCGGCGAGCGCACGCGCCAGACCTTCCGCCTCGGCGACAAGGTCGAGGTGGAGCTGATGGAGGCTGCGCCCGTGGCAGGCGCCCTGCGCTTCGCGATCGCCGGCGGTGGCCGCGCCTCCGCCCCTGGCCCGGCCCGCGGTGGACCGCGTAAGGGGAGGCCCGCCCCGGCGAACCGGGACAGCCTGACCAAGCGCCGCGGGAGACGCGCATGA
- a CDS encoding NUDIX hydrolase yields the protein MAGPTDGASAPERKKRPLRIRNAATLIILDRSGDEPKVLMGRRHAGHKFMPGLFVFPGGRIELGDRSMPVAGTLNDRAEAALAERVHPPLFHLGRVLALAAIRETYEETGLMIGSLDYGPPETAPPGAWTAFREAGVMPDLELLQFVARAITPPSRPKRFDTRFFAVDREAVVAETPGVVGPDSELTELAWVDLAAARKLELPRITSIVLDELEARLAAGFSPMLPVPFFQDVDGEHTREEL from the coding sequence ATGGCAGGACCGACGGACGGAGCATCGGCTCCTGAGCGGAAGAAGCGGCCGCTGCGGATCCGCAACGCCGCGACGCTGATCATCCTCGACCGCTCCGGCGACGAGCCGAAGGTGCTGATGGGCCGGCGCCATGCCGGCCACAAGTTCATGCCCGGCCTGTTCGTGTTCCCCGGCGGCCGGATCGAGCTCGGCGACCGCTCGATGCCGGTGGCCGGCACCCTCAACGACCGCGCTGAAGCTGCCCTGGCCGAGCGGGTCCACCCGCCGCTGTTCCATCTCGGCCGGGTGCTGGCGCTGGCGGCGATCCGCGAGACCTACGAGGAGACCGGGCTGATGATCGGCTCCCTCGATTACGGCCCGCCCGAGACGGCCCCGCCCGGCGCCTGGACGGCCTTCCGCGAGGCCGGCGTGATGCCCGATCTCGAGTTGCTGCAATTCGTCGCCCGGGCGATCACCCCGCCCTCCCGGCCCAAGCGTTTCGACACCCGCTTCTTCGCCGTCGACCGCGAGGCGGTGGTGGCCGAGACCCCCGGCGTCGTCGGCCCCGATTCCGAGCTGACCGAGCTCGCCTGGGTCGACCTCGCGGCGGCGCGCAAGCTCGAACTCCCGCGGATCACGTCGATCGTGCTCGACGAACTGGAGGCGCGGCTCGCGGCGGGGTTCAGCCCGATGCTGCCGGTGCCGTTCTTCCAAGACGTCGACGGCGAGCACACGCGGGAAGAATTGTGA
- a CDS encoding NAD(P)H-hydrate dehydratase, producing MAGTELLTTDEMRRADAATIDAGTQGLTLMHRAGGAVAERARVLAGDGRILILCGPGNNGGDGFVAARLLAEAGLAVEVALLGARDALAGDAAAAAVQWTGPVTNAAAVEPAGVALVIDALFGAGLSRPLDGDAAALVGRVNAAGVPVLAVDVPSGLDGDTGAARGPVVAATETVTFVRRKPGHLLLPGRRLCGPVTVARIGIPDAVVAGIAPQAHVNGPDLWGAAFPRLAEDSHKYTRGHAVVLSGPAHRTGAARLAARGALRIGAGLVTVLSPTPALAENAAQLTAIMLRPCDGADDLDDALTDERLNAIVAGPGLGTGAPTRDLVRVAAEAGRGLVLDADALTSFSGKADELAEMIAAGGAQAVVTPHEGEFARLFKGVAAVPAEGSKLARARAAAAHLDAVVVLKGPDTVIAAPDGRAAINPNGTPWLGTAGSGDVLCGFIGGLLAQGMEPFEAATAAVWLHAAAGRRHGPGLIAEDLPEMMPGVLGEVLAGFRVG from the coding sequence ATGGCCGGGACCGAGCTGCTCACCACCGACGAGATGCGGCGGGCGGATGCCGCGACGATCGATGCCGGAACGCAGGGCCTGACGCTGATGCACCGCGCCGGTGGGGCGGTCGCCGAGCGGGCCCGGGTGCTCGCGGGTGACGGCCGGATCCTGATCCTGTGCGGGCCGGGCAACAACGGCGGCGACGGGTTCGTGGCCGCCAGGCTGCTGGCCGAGGCGGGCCTCGCGGTCGAGGTGGCGCTTCTCGGCGCGCGCGACGCCCTCGCGGGCGACGCGGCGGCCGCGGCGGTCCAGTGGACGGGCCCGGTGACGAACGCCGCCGCCGTCGAGCCCGCGGGCGTCGCGCTCGTGATCGACGCGCTGTTCGGCGCGGGCCTGTCCCGGCCGCTCGACGGCGACGCCGCAGCGCTCGTCGGGCGGGTCAACGCGGCCGGCGTGCCGGTGCTCGCCGTCGACGTGCCCTCTGGCCTCGACGGCGATACGGGGGCCGCGCGCGGTCCCGTCGTGGCGGCGACCGAGACCGTCACCTTCGTGCGGCGCAAGCCCGGCCACCTGCTGCTGCCCGGCCGGCGCCTGTGCGGCCCGGTGACGGTCGCGCGGATCGGGATCCCGGACGCCGTCGTGGCGGGGATCGCGCCGCAGGCCCACGTCAACGGCCCGGACCTCTGGGGCGCCGCCTTCCCGCGCCTCGCCGAGGACAGCCACAAATACACCCGCGGCCACGCGGTGGTGCTGTCGGGCCCCGCGCACCGCACCGGGGCGGCGCGGCTCGCCGCCCGGGGCGCGTTGCGCATCGGCGCCGGCCTCGTGACCGTGCTGTCGCCGACGCCGGCGCTTGCCGAGAACGCCGCCCAGCTCACCGCGATCATGCTGCGCCCCTGCGACGGGGCCGACGACCTCGACGACGCCCTCACCGACGAGCGCCTGAACGCGATCGTCGCCGGCCCGGGCCTCGGCACCGGCGCCCCGACCCGCGACCTCGTGCGGGTCGCCGCGGAAGCCGGCCGAGGCCTCGTCCTCGACGCCGACGCCCTGACGAGCTTTTCGGGGAAGGCCGACGAACTCGCGGAGATGATCGCGGCGGGAGGGGCGCAGGCGGTCGTGACCCCGCACGAGGGCGAGTTCGCGCGGCTGTTCAAGGGCGTGGCGGCGGTGCCGGCGGAGGGCTCGAAGCTCGCACGCGCCCGGGCCGCCGCGGCCCATCTCGACGCGGTCGTGGTGCTGAAGGGCCCCGACACGGTGATCGCGGCGCCGGACGGCCGCGCCGCCATCAACCCCAACGGGACGCCCTGGCTCGGCACCGCCGGCAGCGGCGACGTGCTGTGCGGCTTCATCGGTGGGTTGCTGGCCCAGGGGATGGAGCCCTTCGAGGCCGCCACCGCCGCGGTCTGGCTCCACGCGGCGGCCGGGCGCCGGCACGGGCCGGGGCTGATCGCGGAGGACCTGCCTGAGATGATGCCGGGGGTGCTGGGGGAGGTGCTGGCGGGGTTCAGGGTGGGGTGA
- a CDS encoding response regulator — protein MTKTVLIVEDNELNMKLFNDLLEAHGYATLKTANGIEAIELARRHRPDLILMDIQLPEVSGLEVTKWLKEDDELKSIPVIAITAFAMKGDEERIREGGCEAYLSKPISVAKFLATVRTYVGDERQS, from the coding sequence ATGACGAAGACGGTGCTCATCGTCGAGGACAACGAGCTGAATATGAAGCTTTTCAACGACTTGTTGGAGGCTCACGGCTACGCGACCCTCAAGACGGCCAACGGGATTGAGGCGATCGAGCTGGCGCGCCGGCATCGGCCTGACCTGATCCTGATGGACATTCAGCTCCCCGAGGTGTCGGGCCTCGAGGTCACTAAATGGCTCAAGGAGGACGATGAGCTCAAGAGCATCCCGGTGATCGCCATCACGGCTTTCGCCATGAAGGGTGACGAGGAGCGCATCCGCGAGGGGGGCTGCGAGGCCTACCTGTCCAAGCCCATCTCGGTCGCGAAGTTCCTCGCGACGGTCCGCACCTATGTCGGCGACGAGCGCCAGAGCTGA
- a CDS encoding P-II family nitrogen regulator: MKKIEAIIKPFKLDEVKEALQEVGLQGITVIEAKGFGRQKGHTELYRGAEYVVDFLPKVKLEIVLPDTLVDGAVEAIRKSAQTGRIGDGKIFVSSIEEAIRIRTGETGQDAI; this comes from the coding sequence ATGAAGAAGATCGAAGCGATCATCAAGCCCTTCAAGCTCGACGAGGTGAAGGAGGCGCTGCAGGAGGTCGGCCTCCAGGGCATCACGGTGATCGAGGCCAAGGGCTTCGGCCGCCAGAAGGGCCATACCGAGCTCTATCGGGGCGCCGAGTACGTGGTCGACTTCCTGCCCAAGGTGAAGCTGGAGATCGTGCTGCCCGACACGCTGGTGGATGGCGCGGTCGAGGCGATCCGCAAGTCGGCCCAGACCGGCCGCATCGGCGACGGCAAGATCTTCGTCTCCTCGATCGAGGAAGCAATCCGCATCCGCACCGGCGAGACCGGTCAGGACGCGATCTGA
- the glnA gene encoding type I glutamate--ammonia ligase — translation MSKTATDVLKEIKENDVKYVDFRFTDPRGKWQHVTFDVSLVDEDIFAEGTMFDGSSIAGWKAINESDMLLMPDPATACMDPFFSASTMSIVCDVLEPVTGEPYGRDPRGIAKKAEAFVKASGIGDTIFVGPEAEFFVFDDVRFSADPYHTGFKLDSVELPINGQTEYEGGNLGHRVQIKGGYFPVPPQDSAQDMRGEMLAAMQSMGVKVEKHHHEVASAQHELGMKFDTLTLMGDQMQIYKYCIHNVAQSYGKTATFMPKPVYGDNGSGMHVHQSIWKDGKPVFAGNKYADLSQECLWYIGGIIKHAKALNAFTNPSTNSYKRLVPGYEAPVLLAYSARNRSASCRIPWTTSPKAKRVEVRFPDPMANPYLAFAAMLMAGVDGINNKIDPGPAMDKDLYDLPPAELKEIPTVCGSLREALNSLDADREFLKAGGVFNDDFIDSFIELKMTEVMRYEMTPHPIEFVNYYSL, via the coding sequence ATGTCTAAGACCGCGACGGACGTCCTCAAGGAAATCAAGGAAAACGACGTCAAGTACGTCGATTTCCGCTTCACCGATCCGCGGGGCAAGTGGCAGCACGTCACCTTCGACGTGTCGCTGGTCGACGAGGACATCTTCGCCGAGGGCACGATGTTCGACGGTTCGTCGATCGCCGGCTGGAAGGCGATCAACGAGTCCGACATGCTGCTGATGCCGGATCCGGCGACCGCCTGCATGGACCCGTTCTTCTCGGCCTCGACGATGTCGATCGTCTGCGACGTGCTCGAGCCGGTGACCGGCGAGCCCTACGGCCGCGATCCGCGCGGCATCGCCAAGAAGGCCGAGGCCTTCGTCAAGGCGAGCGGCATCGGCGACACCATCTTCGTCGGCCCCGAGGCCGAGTTCTTCGTCTTCGACGACGTGCGCTTCTCCGCGGATCCGTACCACACCGGCTTCAAGCTGGATTCGGTCGAGCTGCCGATCAACGGCCAGACCGAGTACGAGGGCGGCAATCTCGGCCACCGCGTCCAGATCAAGGGCGGCTACTTCCCGGTCCCGCCGCAGGATTCGGCCCAGGACATGCGCGGCGAGATGCTCGCCGCCATGCAGTCCATGGGCGTCAAGGTCGAGAAGCACCACCACGAGGTCGCGTCGGCTCAGCACGAGCTGGGCATGAAGTTCGACACGCTCACCCTGATGGGTGACCAGATGCAGATCTACAAGTACTGCATCCACAACGTCGCCCAGAGCTACGGCAAGACCGCGACCTTCATGCCGAAGCCGGTCTACGGCGACAACGGCTCGGGCATGCACGTCCACCAGTCGATCTGGAAGGACGGCAAGCCGGTCTTCGCCGGCAACAAGTACGCCGACCTGTCGCAGGAGTGCCTGTGGTACATCGGCGGCATCATCAAGCACGCCAAGGCGCTCAACGCCTTCACCAACCCGTCGACCAACTCCTACAAGCGCCTGGTCCCGGGCTACGAGGCGCCGGTGCTGCTGGCCTACTCGGCCCGCAACCGCTCGGCCTCGTGCCGGATTCCGTGGACGACTTCGCCGAAGGCCAAGCGCGTCGAGGTCCGCTTCCCCGATCCGATGGCGAATCCCTACCTGGCCTTCGCCGCCATGCTGATGGCCGGCGTCGACGGCATCAACAACAAGATCGATCCCGGTCCGGCCATGGACAAGGACCTCTACGACCTGCCCCCGGCGGAGCTCAAGGAGATCCCGACCGTGTGCGGCTCGCTCCGTGAGGCGCTCAACAGCCTCGACGCCGACCGCGAGTTCCTCAAGGCCGGCGGCGTGTTCAACGACGACTTCATCGACTCGTTCATCGAGCTGAAGATGACCGAGGTGATGCGGTACGAGATGACCCCGCACCCGATCGAGTTCGTGAACTACTACTCGCTCTGA